In Gavia stellata isolate bGavSte3 chromosome 28, bGavSte3.hap2, whole genome shotgun sequence, a single genomic region encodes these proteins:
- the PLXDC1 gene encoding plexin domain-containing protein 1 yields MRWGGLILLCLLRGALGAAGPRGAGLRRAREASPGTEGTHISQDLVGGSLAIDTLPANETRIVEDNHSYYVSRIYGPGDARLRGLWVDMAAANRSQVKIHGILSNTHRQASRIVLSFDFPFYGHLLRQVTIATGGFIFMGDVIHRMLTATQYVAPLMANFNPSYSRNSTVQYLDNGTVFVVQWDKVYLQGKEDMGSFTFQAALHSTGRIVFGYKEIPVPVLQISATQHPVKAGLSDAFMILNPSPDVPESRRRTIYEYHRVELDTSRITNMSAVEFTPLPTCLQHESCEMCVTSELTFNCSWCHVLQRCSSGFDRYREEWLSYGCGQKSDEKTCEDLAEGDRYSAPPDSSFSPLDEDVTTSTSSLFIDSLTTEGRGRWDDTKLNQYAGSEGVGSSLPSKKAGTPIHTGTIVGIILAVLLIAAIILAGIYINSHPTSNAALFFIERRPHHWPAMKFRNHTNHATYSEVEPASQEKEGFVEAEQC; encoded by the exons GGCTGCGGAGAGCTCGGGAGGCCTCGCCGGGGACCGAGGGGACCCACATCAGCCAGGACCTGGTGGGGGGCAGCCTGGCCATCGACACGCTGCCGGCCAACGAGACGCGGATCGTG GAGGACAACCACAGCTACTACGTGTCGCGGATCTACGGGCCGGGGGACGCCCGCctgagggggctgtgggtcGACATGGCAGCGGCCAACAGGAGCCAAGTGAAGATCCACGGGATCCTCTCCAACACGCACCGGCAAGCCTCG AGAATCGTCCTCTCCTTTGACTTCCCCTTCTACGGCCACCTCCTGCGGCAGGTCACGATAGCGACCGGCG GTTTTATCTTCATGGGGGACGTCATCCACCGGATGCTCACGGCCACGCAGTACGTCGCACCGCTCATGGCCAACTTCAACCCCAGCTACTCCCGCAACTCCACCGTCCAGTACTTGGACAACG GGACGGTTTTTGTGGTGCAGTGGGACAAGGTCTATCTTCAGGGCAAGGAGGACATGGGCAGCTTCACCTTCCAGGCAGCCCTGCACAGCACCGGGAGGATCGTCTTTGGGTACAAGGAG ATCCCCGTGCCGGTCCTACAGATCAGTGCCACCCAGCACCCCGTGAAAGCTGGCCTCTCCGATGCCTTCATGATCCTCAACCCATCTCCCGACGTGCCTG AGTCCCGCCGTCGGACCATCTACGAATATCATCGCGTGGAGCTGGACACCAGCAGGATCACCAACATGTCAGCCGTGGAGTTCACCCCGCTGCCCA CTTGTCTCCAGCACGAGAGCTGTGAAATGTGTGTGACCTCGGAGCTGACCTTCAACTGCAGCTGGTGTCACGTCCTGCAGAG ATGTTCCAGCGGCTTTGACCGATACCGTGAGGAGTGGCTGTCCTACGGCTGTGGCCAGAAG tcagATGAGAAGACCTGCGAGGATTTAGCAGAAGGCGACCGCTATTCGGCACCTCCTGACAGCTCTTTCTCACCGCTGGATGAGGATGTCACCACCTCCACGTCCTCGCTCTTCATTGACAGCCTCACTACAGAAGGTAGGGGCAGGTGGG atgACACGAAGCTCAATCAGTATGCAGGAAGCGAAG GTGTGGGAAGCAGCCTTCCTTCCAAGAAAGCAGGCACCCCGATTCACACAGGTACTATCGTGGGGATCATTCTGGCTGTGCTGCTCATTGCAGCTATTATCCTTGCTGGAATTTACATCAACAGCCACCCCACCTCCAACGCTGCCCTGTTCTTCATTGAG CGAAGGCCACATCACTGGCCTGCCATGAAATTCCGAAATCACACCAACCATGCAACGTACTCGGAGGTGGAGCCAGCCAGCCAGGAGAAGGAGGGCTTTGTCGAAGCAGAACAGTGCTGA